Proteins encoded by one window of Porphyrobacter sp. YT40:
- a CDS encoding undecaprenyl-diphosphate phosphatase, with translation MTDTLAAILLGILEGLTEFLPVSSTGHLILATELLGFDQSEWEVFNIAIQPAAILAIVVLYWRTFWDVAKGLLGFEKGALAFVRNLLVAFFPAVLLGLAFGDMIETMLGNAVLVCWSLIIGGIAILAIERWANPPAEGPGVSGVPLRTAVLIGLVQCLAMIPGVSRSGATILGAMAFGVDRKTAAEFSFFLAVPTLTGATIYQLAKYGSDLTSRDIELIGIGSAVGFVTALVVVKLFVAIITRVGFAPFAWYRIVAGTIGLAWLTLR, from the coding sequence ATGACCGACACCCTCGCTGCCATCCTGCTCGGCATCCTCGAAGGACTGACCGAGTTTCTCCCCGTGTCCTCGACCGGGCACCTCATCCTCGCCACCGAACTGCTGGGCTTCGACCAGAGCGAGTGGGAGGTGTTCAATATCGCCATTCAGCCCGCCGCGATTCTCGCCATCGTGGTGCTTTATTGGCGCACATTCTGGGATGTGGCCAAGGGTCTGCTGGGGTTCGAGAAGGGCGCGCTCGCATTTGTGCGCAACCTGCTGGTCGCGTTCTTTCCGGCGGTGCTGCTGGGGCTGGCCTTCGGTGACATGATCGAGACCATGCTCGGCAATGCGGTGCTGGTGTGCTGGTCGCTGATCATCGGCGGCATCGCGATCCTCGCCATCGAGCGCTGGGCCAATCCGCCGGCGGAAGGGCCGGGCGTGTCGGGCGTGCCGCTGCGCACCGCCGTGCTGATCGGCCTTGTCCAGTGCCTTGCGATGATCCCCGGCGTCAGCCGTTCGGGCGCGACGATCCTCGGCGCGATGGCATTCGGGGTGGACCGCAAGACCGCTGCCGAATTCAGCTTCTTCCTCGCCGTGCCCACGCTCACCGGCGCGACCATCTATCAGCTGGCGAAATACGGTTCCGACCTGACCAGCCGCGACATCGAGCTGATCGGGATCGGATCGGCGGTCGGCTTCGTCACTGCGCTGGTGGTGGTGAAGCTGTTCGTCGCGATCATCACCCGCGTCGGGTTCGCCCCTTTCGCCTGGTACCGGATCGTGGCCGGAACCATCGGCCTGGCGTGGCTGACTTTGCGCTGA
- a CDS encoding M13 family metallopeptidase — MIIRTAALIGASLLALAAPAFADEAHDHSEHTDMLQAGSADEASALPSMSFGSWGFDPEYLAEDIKPGDDFNAYANKTWIDANPLPPEFSRIGAFTLLGEKSTADVKALMDELAAKDAASLSDDERRILDAYRTYLDTEAIEAAGLAPAQPYLARIMGAGSLNDLAMLWAEPGFASPIGAGVGIDAKQPDRHIANVGFGGLGMPDRDYYLDTSEKGRAIQAKYKEYLAFLLGEAGYADPAAAAEAVYAFEDRIAREVAWDRAVRRNRDLTYNLLTADELAAISGKVPVTAMIEKIGIAQSPGFVVSLMPPTAEEVAQYKLDEKTLAKIGTGLPGMLDLLGETPVATLQAWMAKEFLSDHAAVLPARFDAASFEFYGKTLRGTPEQRPRWKRAIGESEGLLGELIGKEYVARYFPPENKAAMDELVANLRLALRESIAEIDWMGEATKTQALAKLDSFDPKIGYRPNLETYEGLAITAGDPIANRMAAAAWRQADNVAKLGEPIDRTEWGMLPQTVNAYYNSVKNEIVFPAGILQQPFFALTNDIAVNYGAIGGVIGHEMGHGFDDQGSKSDASGALRNWWTDEDRAAFDTLGNRLVAQYNAFCPLDDGKTCVNGRLTLGENIGDVGGLSMAYRAYKLATKGKDVPVIDGLTGDQRFFLAWAQVWRSTQREANYRNRLVTDSHSPEEYRVNGVVRNLDEWYAAFDVKPGDAMYIPPEERVRIW; from the coding sequence ATGATCATCAGAACCGCCGCCTTGATCGGCGCAAGCTTGCTCGCGCTCGCCGCGCCCGCCTTTGCCGACGAGGCGCACGACCATTCGGAGCACACCGATATGCTTCAGGCCGGCAGCGCTGACGAAGCCTCTGCCTTGCCGAGCATGAGCTTCGGCAGCTGGGGTTTCGATCCCGAATATCTCGCGGAGGACATCAAACCGGGCGACGATTTCAACGCCTATGCCAACAAGACCTGGATCGACGCCAACCCGCTCCCGCCCGAATTCAGCCGGATCGGCGCCTTCACGCTGCTGGGCGAAAAGAGCACCGCCGACGTCAAGGCGCTGATGGACGAACTGGCCGCGAAGGATGCCGCCAGCCTCTCGGATGACGAGCGCCGCATCCTCGATGCTTACCGCACCTATCTCGACACCGAAGCGATCGAAGCGGCGGGCCTTGCCCCGGCGCAGCCTTACCTTGCGCGCATCATGGGTGCAGGCAGCCTCAATGATCTGGCGATGCTGTGGGCCGAGCCCGGCTTTGCCAGCCCGATCGGTGCGGGCGTCGGGATCGATGCCAAGCAGCCCGATCGCCACATCGCCAATGTCGGCTTCGGCGGCTTGGGGATGCCCGACCGCGATTACTATCTCGACACCAGCGAGAAGGGCCGGGCGATCCAGGCCAAGTACAAGGAATACCTCGCCTTCCTGCTGGGCGAGGCGGGCTATGCCGATCCCGCGGCGGCGGCCGAGGCGGTCTATGCCTTCGAAGACCGGATCGCGCGCGAAGTGGCGTGGGACCGCGCGGTGCGCCGCAACCGCGATCTCACCTACAACCTGCTGACCGCCGATGAACTCGCCGCGATCAGCGGCAAGGTGCCGGTCACCGCGATGATCGAGAAAATCGGGATTGCGCAGAGCCCCGGTTTCGTCGTCAGTCTGATGCCGCCGACGGCCGAGGAAGTTGCGCAATACAAGCTCGACGAGAAAACCCTCGCCAAGATCGGCACCGGCCTGCCGGGGATGCTCGATCTGCTGGGCGAAACCCCGGTCGCGACCTTGCAGGCGTGGATGGCCAAGGAATTCCTGTCGGATCACGCCGCGGTGCTTCCTGCGCGCTTCGATGCGGCGAGCTTCGAATTCTACGGCAAGACCCTGCGCGGCACCCCCGAACAGCGCCCCCGCTGGAAGCGCGCCATCGGCGAGTCCGAAGGCCTGCTCGGCGAACTGATCGGCAAGGAATATGTCGCGCGCTATTTCCCGCCCGAAAACAAGGCGGCGATGGACGAGCTGGTGGCGAACCTGCGTCTCGCACTGCGCGAATCGATTGCCGAGATCGACTGGATGGGCGAGGCGACCAAGACTCAGGCGCTCGCCAAGCTCGACAGCTTCGATCCCAAGATCGGCTATCGCCCCAATCTCGAAACCTATGAAGGCCTGGCCATCACGGCGGGCGACCCGATCGCCAACCGCATGGCGGCGGCGGCCTGGCGGCAGGCGGACAATGTCGCCAAGCTGGGCGAGCCCATCGACCGCACCGAATGGGGCATGCTGCCGCAGACGGTGAACGCCTATTACAACTCGGTGAAGAACGAGATAGTCTTCCCCGCAGGCATCCTCCAGCAGCCGTTCTTCGCGCTGACCAACGACATCGCGGTGAATTACGGCGCGATCGGCGGGGTGATCGGGCACGAGATGGGACACGGTTTCGACGATCAGGGCTCCAAGTCCGATGCCAGCGGCGCATTGCGCAACTGGTGGACCGACGAGGACCGCGCTGCCTTCGATACGCTCGGCAACCGGCTGGTGGCGCAGTACAACGCCTTCTGCCCGCTCGATGACGGCAAAACCTGCGTCAACGGTCGCCTGACGCTGGGCGAGAATATCGGCGATGTCGGCGGGCTCTCGATGGCCTACCGCGCCTACAAGCTGGCGACCAAGGGCAAGGATGTGCCGGTGATCGACGGGCTGACCGGCGACCAGCGCTTCTTCCTCGCCTGGGCGCAGGTGTGGCGTTCGACCCAGCGCGAGGCGAACTATCGCAACCGCCTCGTCACCGACAGCCACAGCCCCGAGGAATACCGCGTCAACGGCGTCGTCCGCAACCTCGACGAATGGTACGCGGCCTTCGACGTGAAGCCGGGCGATGCGATGTACATTCCGCCGGAAGAGCGCGTGCGCATCTGGTAA
- a CDS encoding ABC transporter transmembrane domain-containing protein → MVFGAALQYPREIGFALLALVITSAATLAIPYRFKVIVDEAFTSGATTDDIAHAFQYLLMIVVILGFGTALRFYYVSWLGERVVADIRLKVQQNLLRLSPGFYEVNSPKEISSRMTSDTAIIENVVGTTVSVALRNSLTAVGGIGLLIYLAPSLTLGLLIGIPLVIAPIVFFGRKIRNVSRTSQDRIADVGAYVTEVLSAMKIVQSFGQERREGERFASVVEATFDTARRRILLRAAMTTVVILLVFGGVTLVMWRGAIAVTTGEISGGTITGFVITGGLVAGALGSLTEVYGDLLRGAGAASRLAELLEARPEIAAPARPERLPEPARGSLSFRNVTFRYPARPETAALKDFTLEIEPGETVAIVGPSGAGKSTIFQLVERFYDPQGGTIRMDGVPLTSADPADIRARLALVPQDGVLFSANARDNLRYGKWDATDEDIWQAARAANAESFLRALPQGLDTYLGEGGTQLSGGQQQRVAIARALLRDAPILLLDEATSALDAESEQLVQQALDGLMANRTTLVIAHRLATVRAADRIVVLEGGRIIEQGTHDALSKAGGLYARLASLQFTGAAA, encoded by the coding sequence ATGGTGTTCGGCGCGGCGCTGCAATATCCGCGCGAGATCGGCTTTGCGCTGCTGGCGCTGGTGATCACCTCGGCAGCGACGCTGGCGATCCCTTATCGCTTCAAGGTGATCGTCGACGAGGCCTTCACCAGCGGTGCGACCACCGACGACATCGCCCATGCCTTCCAGTATTTGCTGATGATCGTCGTGATCCTCGGCTTCGGCACGGCGCTGCGATTCTACTACGTCAGCTGGCTGGGCGAGCGGGTGGTGGCCGATATCCGGCTGAAAGTGCAGCAAAATCTCTTGCGTCTCTCGCCCGGTTTCTACGAGGTCAACAGCCCCAAGGAAATCTCCAGCCGGATGACCAGCGACACGGCGATCATCGAAAACGTGGTCGGCACCACGGTTTCCGTGGCCTTGCGCAATTCGTTGACGGCGGTCGGCGGGATCGGGTTGCTGATCTACCTCGCGCCGTCGCTGACGCTGGGCCTGTTGATCGGCATTCCACTGGTGATCGCGCCGATCGTTTTCTTCGGGCGCAAGATTCGCAACGTCTCGCGCACCAGCCAGGACCGCATCGCTGATGTCGGCGCCTATGTGACTGAGGTGCTCTCGGCGATGAAGATCGTCCAGAGCTTCGGGCAGGAACGGCGCGAGGGCGAGCGCTTCGCCAGCGTGGTCGAGGCGACCTTCGATACGGCGCGGCGGCGAATCCTGTTGCGCGCGGCGATGACGACGGTGGTGATCCTGCTGGTGTTCGGCGGCGTCACACTGGTGATGTGGCGAGGCGCGATTGCGGTCACCACCGGCGAGATCAGCGGCGGCACGATCACCGGCTTTGTCATCACCGGCGGCTTGGTGGCAGGCGCGCTGGGCTCGCTGACCGAGGTCTATGGCGATCTGCTGCGCGGCGCGGGCGCGGCGAGCCGGCTCGCCGAACTGCTCGAAGCCCGCCCCGAAATCGCCGCCCCGGCCCGGCCCGAACGCCTGCCGGAACCCGCGCGCGGCAGCCTCAGCTTCCGCAATGTCACCTTCCGCTACCCTGCCCGTCCAGAGACAGCAGCGCTCAAGGATTTCACGCTCGAGATCGAGCCGGGCGAGACGGTCGCCATCGTCGGGCCTTCGGGCGCAGGGAAATCGACCATCTTCCAGCTGGTCGAGCGATTCTACGATCCCCAAGGCGGCACGATCCGCATGGACGGGGTGCCGCTGACCAGCGCCGACCCCGCCGACATCCGCGCCCGGCTCGCGCTGGTGCCGCAGGACGGGGTGCTGTTCAGCGCCAATGCCCGCGACAATCTGCGCTACGGCAAGTGGGACGCGACCGACGAGGACATCTGGCAGGCCGCCCGCGCCGCCAATGCCGAGAGCTTCCTGCGCGCCCTGCCGCAGGGGCTCGACACCTATCTGGGCGAAGGCGGCACGCAATTGTCGGGCGGGCAGCAGCAACGCGTCGCCATCGCCCGCGCGCTGCTGCGCGATGCGCCGATCCTGCTGCTTGACGAGGCGACCAGCGCGCTGGATGCCGAAAGCGAGCAGCTCGTCCAGCAGGCGCTCGACGGGTTGATGGCGAACCGCACCACGCTGGTGATTGCTCACCGTCTCGCCACGGTGCGCGCGGCGGACCGGATCGTGGTGCTGGAGGGTGGCCGGATTATCGAACAGGGTACGCATGACGCGCTGAGCAAGGCCGGCGGGCTCTACGCGCGCCTTGCCAGCCTCCAATTCACCGGCGCGGCTGCTTGA
- the phaZ gene encoding polyhydroxyalkanoate depolymerase, giving the protein MLYHAYELQRSWMNSASALASISANVLANPANPLAAFGMGPMAASALDVFAHATAHYGKPAFGIDSVTIDGKPHAVVESTVMKRSFGDLLRFRVEGAPADRPRLLIVAPMSGHYATLLRGTVERMLESCEVFITDWADARMVPTSEGKFDLDDYIDYLIDFAEHVHSDANGQRIHMMAVCQPSVPAFAATALMNLHKSPATPATLTMMGGPIDTRECPTVVNNMAMQRPIEWFRQSVIATVPMKYPGAGRRVYPGFMQLSAFMSMNLSSHMMSHYEMFKHLTIGDEASAQATKTFYDEYRAVCDMTAEFYLQTVEEVFQKHSIPKGEFRHKGELVDITQITDTALLAIEGERDDISGLGQTRAALKLTPNLPDDKKRYYMAEGAGHYGIFNGSRWRTKVAPVVEEWIAAHGG; this is encoded by the coding sequence ATGCTTTATCACGCTTATGAGCTTCAGCGCAGCTGGATGAACAGCGCCAGCGCGCTCGCTTCGATCAGCGCCAATGTGCTCGCCAACCCCGCCAATCCGCTCGCCGCATTCGGCATGGGGCCGATGGCGGCCAGCGCGCTCGATGTCTTCGCCCATGCCACCGCGCATTACGGCAAGCCCGCATTCGGGATCGACAGCGTCACAATCGACGGCAAGCCGCACGCGGTGGTGGAATCGACCGTGATGAAACGCTCCTTCGGCGATCTTCTGCGCTTCCGGGTCGAAGGCGCTCCGGCCGACCGCCCGCGCCTGCTGATCGTCGCCCCGATGAGCGGCCACTACGCCACCTTGCTGCGCGGCACGGTGGAGCGGATGCTGGAGAGCTGCGAGGTCTTCATCACCGACTGGGCCGATGCGCGGATGGTGCCGACCAGCGAGGGCAAGTTCGATCTCGATGACTATATCGATTATCTCATCGACTTCGCCGAGCACGTCCATTCCGACGCGAACGGCCAGCGCATCCACATGATGGCGGTGTGCCAGCCGAGCGTTCCCGCCTTTGCCGCCACGGCGCTGATGAACCTGCACAAGTCGCCCGCAACGCCCGCCACCCTCACCATGATGGGCGGGCCGATCGACACGCGCGAATGCCCCACCGTGGTCAACAACATGGCGATGCAGCGTCCGATCGAATGGTTCCGCCAGTCGGTGATCGCGACCGTGCCGATGAAGTATCCGGGCGCGGGGCGGCGGGTTTACCCCGGCTTCATGCAATTGAGCGCCTTCATGAGCATGAACCTGTCGAGCCACATGATGAGCCATTACGAGATGTTCAAACACCTCACCATCGGCGACGAGGCGAGCGCGCAGGCAACCAAGACCTTCTACGACGAATACCGCGCGGTGTGCGACATGACGGCGGAGTTCTACCTTCAGACCGTGGAGGAGGTCTTCCAGAAGCATTCGATCCCCAAGGGCGAGTTCCGCCACAAGGGCGAACTGGTCGACATCACGCAGATCACCGATACCGCGCTGCTGGCGATCGAGGGCGAGCGGGACGACATTTCCGGCCTCGGCCAGACCCGCGCGGCGTTGAAGCTGACGCCGAATCTGCCTGACGACAAGAAGCGTTACTACATGGCCGAGGGTGCCGGGCATTACGGCATCTTCAACGGCAGCCGCTGGCGCACCAAGGTCGCGCCGGTGGTCGAGGAATGGATCGCCGCGCACGGCGGCTGA
- a CDS encoding DUF6519 domain-containing protein, with protein MRGDFTRDTRERARRAGVRSVLLQQGRPLVDADWNEQAGITADRAELLARHVIGQHGAPREEAGFAVSLAGGVLTVGEGHLYAEGLALHNPAQLDYAAQQPAASFPALTTILGNNTAGLVYAEAVLRPSSAGVQPFLSDPALGGVDPVVREEVDWAIRVVRLADTGFTAEQLRSDFATNQWPAIPQWRGTTGGLDADVQTEAETTDPGPCELPPTAGYLDQVNRLYRVEVHASGAPGTATFKWAEDAGIEAGLRASGAGFALDLPIERAGAWFPVDAIVEILDDARERTGEPGPMGRITSAVGQALVIDGVPASALSGRVRVRRWASMPVTIPAGNAWVVLSKGVKVRFCAGHYARGSAWTIPARTVLGDIMWPPYQPADRSVTIGSASVGFYAPSEGRRRHAPLALIRRAGNGVLTVTDDLRDVFSPLTDQRAVDIRFDDTIAQLDATNVQQAIDALATRDAACCTWHALPGEGWERVFDEIGANQNGKICFAPGNYPLAAPVRIAGKGHLKLVGAGPGTKIWCHGRAQALHFEDCASVEISDMSIAAEQNFAEKKGTGAGQRITGALDCSNCGPVRIARTVLLVSAPRSREAVCLRIQSGTLPGSGDCIIEDNDIVAGDLTSGILILDGADVRIEGNRIRPRAERAERTTERWFGDKRITALLSRLAFSHALPVGEDTTRPARRATEQLFRQISHTVSGTPIRFYTASAVTAANWTTFIANFDRANPRVNNARWRLLMTRTVQRLWTNGGDVVAGGTSTMFRSLYNFVLRSVTPTIEVGIIVAGSRTAPQGSGSRAAAIRVSGNTLSGVATGIRIARSIRGGAGNERMPAPSAWVSDNRIVMAAVPFDMQRCGVQIANPERAWVTDNDILLETADPHADQARITQVRNGNFHLIETDGIRLAGAIGRMLTVRGNSMRECRVGVRVDPVAVTGTTATKQWIVADNAVIGAREPYALDGRCTNRDNLTG; from the coding sequence ATGCGCGGAGATTTTACCCGCGACACGCGCGAACGGGCCCGCAGGGCAGGGGTGCGATCCGTGTTGCTGCAACAGGGCCGTCCGCTGGTCGATGCCGACTGGAACGAGCAGGCCGGAATCACCGCCGACCGCGCGGAGCTGCTGGCCCGCCATGTCATCGGCCAGCACGGCGCGCCGCGCGAGGAGGCGGGCTTCGCCGTCAGCCTTGCAGGCGGCGTTCTGACCGTCGGGGAAGGGCACCTCTATGCCGAAGGGCTGGCGCTCCACAATCCCGCGCAGCTCGATTACGCCGCGCAGCAGCCCGCCGCCAGCTTCCCGGCGCTGACGACCATCCTCGGCAACAACACCGCCGGCCTTGTTTACGCCGAAGCGGTGCTGCGCCCGTCGAGCGCGGGGGTGCAGCCCTTCCTCTCCGACCCGGCGCTGGGCGGGGTCGATCCGGTGGTGCGCGAGGAGGTGGACTGGGCGATCCGAGTGGTGCGCCTCGCCGATACCGGCTTCACCGCCGAGCAGCTGCGCAGCGATTTTGCCACCAACCAGTGGCCCGCGATCCCGCAATGGCGCGGCACCACCGGCGGGCTCGACGCCGATGTCCAGACCGAGGCCGAGACCACCGATCCCGGCCCCTGCGAATTGCCGCCGACGGCAGGCTATCTCGATCAGGTCAACCGGCTCTATCGGGTGGAGGTGCACGCATCCGGCGCGCCCGGCACCGCAACCTTCAAATGGGCCGAGGATGCCGGGATCGAGGCGGGCCTGCGCGCCTCGGGCGCGGGCTTTGCTCTCGACCTGCCGATCGAGCGGGCCGGGGCGTGGTTCCCGGTCGATGCCATCGTCGAGATCCTCGACGACGCGCGCGAGCGTACGGGCGAGCCTGGGCCGATGGGGCGCATCACCAGCGCTGTCGGCCAGGCGCTGGTGATCGACGGCGTGCCCGCCTCGGCGCTGAGCGGGCGGGTGCGCGTCCGGCGCTGGGCGAGCATGCCGGTGACCATCCCGGCGGGCAATGCCTGGGTGGTGTTGTCCAAGGGCGTGAAGGTGCGCTTCTGCGCCGGCCACTATGCACGCGGCAGCGCCTGGACAATCCCGGCGCGCACCGTGCTGGGCGACATCATGTGGCCGCCCTACCAGCCCGCCGACCGCAGCGTGACCATCGGCTCCGCCTCGGTCGGCTTCTACGCGCCCAGCGAAGGCCGCCGCCGCCACGCGCCGCTCGCGCTGATCCGCCGCGCCGGGAACGGCGTCCTCACCGTGACCGACGATCTGCGCGATGTCTTCTCGCCGCTAACCGATCAGCGCGCGGTCGATATCCGCTTCGATGACACCATCGCCCAGCTCGATGCCACCAATGTGCAGCAAGCGATCGACGCACTCGCGACGCGCGATGCGGCGTGCTGCACCTGGCACGCCCTGCCGGGCGAGGGGTGGGAACGGGTGTTCGACGAGATCGGTGCGAACCAGAACGGCAAGATCTGCTTCGCGCCCGGCAACTACCCGCTCGCCGCCCCCGTCCGGATCGCGGGCAAGGGGCACCTGAAGCTGGTCGGCGCGGGGCCCGGCACCAAGATCTGGTGCCACGGACGCGCGCAGGCGCTCCATTTCGAGGATTGCGCTTCGGTCGAGATCAGCGACATGAGCATCGCGGCCGAGCAGAACTTCGCCGAAAAGAAGGGCACCGGCGCGGGACAGCGCATCACCGGGGCGCTCGATTGCAGCAATTGCGGCCCGGTGCGGATCGCGCGCACCGTTCTGCTGGTGAGCGCGCCGCGCTCGCGCGAGGCGGTGTGTCTGCGCATCCAGAGCGGCACCCTGCCCGGCAGCGGCGATTGCATCATCGAGGATAACGACATTGTCGCCGGCGATCTGACCTCGGGCATCCTGATCCTCGACGGTGCCGATGTCCGCATCGAAGGCAACCGCATCCGCCCGCGCGCCGAACGTGCCGAGCGAACCACCGAGCGCTGGTTCGGCGACAAGCGGATCACCGCGCTGCTCTCGCGCCTCGCCTTCAGCCATGCCTTGCCCGTGGGCGAAGACACCACCCGGCCCGCCCGCAGAGCGACCGAACAGCTGTTCCGGCAGATCAGCCATACGGTGTCGGGCACGCCCATCCGCTTCTACACCGCGAGCGCGGTCACGGCTGCGAATTGGACCACCTTCATCGCCAATTTCGACCGCGCCAATCCGCGCGTCAACAATGCTCGCTGGCGGTTGCTGATGACGCGCACGGTGCAGCGCTTGTGGACCAATGGCGGCGACGTGGTGGCGGGGGGCACATCGACGATGTTCCGAAGCCTCTACAACTTCGTGCTCAGGTCCGTCACTCCCACCATCGAGGTGGGGATCATCGTTGCCGGTTCGCGCACCGCACCACAGGGTAGCGGGTCGCGCGCGGCGGCCATACGGGTGAGCGGCAATACCCTCTCAGGTGTCGCGACCGGCATCCGCATTGCGCGCAGCATCAGGGGCGGGGCAGGGAACGAGAGAATGCCCGCGCCTTCGGCCTGGGTGAGCGACAATCGCATCGTGATGGCGGCCGTGCCCTTTGACATGCAGCGCTGCGGGGTGCAGATCGCCAACCCGGAACGCGCCTGGGTGACCGACAACGATATCCTGCTCGAAACCGCCGATCCCCATGCCGATCAGGCGCGTATCACGCAGGTGCGCAACGGCAATTTCCACCTCATCGAGACTGACGGCATCCGGCTGGCGGGCGCAATCGGACGGATGCTCACCGTGCGTGGCAATTCGATGCGCGAGTGCCGAGTCGGCGTGCGGGTGGATCCGGTCGCTGTCACCGGCACCACGGCCACCAAGCAGTGGATCGTCGCCGACAACGCCGTAATCGGCGCAAGGGAGCCCTATGCCCTCGACGGACGTTGCACGAATCGTGACAACTTGACCGGCTGA